The Posidoniimonas polymericola genome includes the window TGGCCGTTGCCGAAACTGGCCAGGCCGGTCGGGTCGACCAGCACGCCGTCCGCGCCGCCGACGCTGTCTTCCAGGTTGCCCGAGAACATCCAGCGGTGCACCAGGCCGGCGGACTGGACCGGGTCGTCGGTCGGCGGGTCCGCCACCGGGAACAGCGGCTCGGCGTAGGTGGGCCGCCAGTTGCTGCCGAGGTTGTTGTCGAGCGCCGGGTTGACCAGCTCCATCGACGGCCCCTCGCCATCCGCGGCGATCGGCCAAGGGAAGGTCGTGCCGTACTCGACCTCGTCGATCAGGAAGCCGGAGGAGTTGGCGATCGCGATCCGCTCGCCGCCGTTGCTCAGCCCGCCCGCGTACTGGCCCACGGCGACTACCCCGAAGGTGCTCTGAAGCACCGCCGGGTCCTGGGCGACGACCACAAAGCCGCCGGCGGCGATCGAGGCGCCCTGGGGGAACGTGTAGTCGACGCCGTCGGTGAACTGCCAGCCGGAGAGGTCGACCGGCGTGGCGGCCGTGTTGTGCAGCTCGATGAACTCTTCGAAGCTGGTGTTGTCTTCGGCGTTGAAATGAATCTCGTTGATCACCACCGCCAGCAGGCGGCGGTCTTCAAGCGGCTCGAAGCGGAGGCGCTGCGGGGACCTCCTCGCCGGCTTCGACAAGACTTGCTTTGCACGACGCGCAGCCCGATTCCGATCACGAAAAAACGCCATTCCCGCCTGCCTGTTCCGTAGGTGCTTGCCTCAGCAACGGTCGATCCGCGCCAGACTCCTGGCCGACCCGTCCTGCGGTGGTCCGAAACCGTGCTGCTGGGCACGCGGCTGTTCCGAGCCACGGGCCGGCAGCCGACCCGTGAGGGGCCGCCTAGGCGAACGCGAAGAGGGGGGAAAGGAGTCTGCCTCATTAATGAATGGGCCGGGGCGGGTCCGGATTTAAATCAAAATCTCGTGCTGGCTGTGGTTTTTGCCGCTTTTGGGGGATACGGGCCGATTTGCCCTCGATTTCGGCGACCACCAGCCGCCGCGGCCAAGTGCAAGCGGTCGCTCACCAGCGAGGGCACGCAACGCAGCTTGATCCGCCGCCCGCGTGCGTAGGAACCGCGAAACGAGCGCCGGCGGGGGCCCGATCTGCGGCGGCGACCTATCTTTTAGATGCAGTGAGTGTTCTCGGCTTGGAGCGAAGGGGAAAACAGACATGGCGTCCACGATCCACCTCGCTCCTCTGGTTGGGTCGGCGGCGCCCCAGCGGCCGCCGGCCCAACCAACCATCCTCTGCATCGACGACGACCCCGAGATCCACACCGGGCTGGCCCTGCGGATGGCCGAGTACCACGTCCATGTCGAGCACGCCTACTACGGCGAGCAGGGCATCAGCGACGCGCTCGAGACCCGACCCGACCTGATCATCACGGACGTCAGAATGCCCGGCGGCGATGGCAAGGACCTGATCCAGGCGATCCGCACGCAGGCCTCGACCATCGCGGTGCCGATCATTGTCCTGACCGGCGTCCGCGACCCCGCGCTGCGGGCCAGGCTGCGTAGCGCCGGCGCGGACGCGTTCCTGCAGAAGCCGGTCCCGGTGGCACAGCTCATCCAGCTGATGGAAACGTTTATCGAGCTGCGGCGGGCCTAGCGCTGCGGCGTGATTACCGTGACGCCGCAGCCGACCGCCTGGTCGAGCGCGGCGAGGGCGGCCGGAGCCTCTTGCAGTGTGATCGTCCGCTCGACCAGTTGCTTCGGGTCGAGCCGCCCGCACTCAATCATCCGCAGCAGCTCGGGGTAGGCGTGCGCGGCCAGCCCGTGGCTGCCGAGCAGCTCGAGCTCCCAGCCGATCACGCGGCCCATCGGCGCCGGCGGGTCGGCGTCCGCGCCGGCCAGCAGGCCGACCTGCACGTGCCGCCCGCGCCTGCGGAGCGAGAGGACCGAGTTGCGGAACGTCGCGCGCCCGCCAACCGCGTCGAGCGAAACGTCGGCCCCACCGCCGGTGAGCTCGTGCACGGCCGCGCCGACGTCGTCGCAGCCGGTGGTGTTGAGCGTCGCCACGGCGCCGAGCCGACGGGCGAGCGCGAGCGGCTCGTCGCGGATGTCGACCGCCAGCACCGCCGCGCCCAGCGCGCGGCCGAGCATCACCGCCGACAACCCGACCCCGCCGCAGCCGTGCACCGCCAGCCACTGGCCCGACCGCAGCCGCCCCTGCGCGGCGACCGCGCGGTAGGCGGTCGCCAGGCGGCACCCCAGGCTGGCCGCGGTGACCGAGTCGATCGCCTCGGGCAGCTCCACCAGGTTGGCGTTCGCGTAGCGGACCGCCACCAGCTCCGCGTACGACCCCCACCCAGTGAAGCCGGGCTGGTGCTGCTGGTGGCACACCTGCGGGTGGCCTTGGCGGCAATCGCCGCACCGGCCGCACCCGGCGACAAACGGCAGCGTCACCCGGCGGCCGACCCAGCCGGCGTCCACATCGTTGCCGACCGCCAAGACCTCGCCGGCCAGCTCGTGACCCGGCACGTGGGGCAGGGCAGTGATATCGGGGTCGTGCCCCTGCCAGCCGTGCCAGTCGCTGCGGCACAGGCCGGTCGCTTCGACGCGGATCACGGCTCCGTCGGCCGCGGGCGAGGGGTCGTCGACCTGTTCGATCGTCAGCGGGCCAGCAAACTGGTGATAGAGGGCGGCTTTCAAGGGGCGGGGGTCCCGTAGGTGGTCGGCTGCGAGGCAGCCGCTGCGTTGGTTGGTCTGCTTAGAATCACCTGGCCACGGTGTGATAGTACGTCGGCTTTGCGTGTCCTTCGAGTGGGCCCGTAACCGCAATCAAGTAGGCTGAAGGCCCGCGATCGCAACGACCGCGGACTCCTCCACTGTGCGGATGGCGGCGGGCGCCGGCGGCGCCGCTGGTCTCATCCACTGCTGTCTAGGATACACGCCATGGGATCCGAGCAGACCACGAAGCCCAACGGCACACGGACTGCCAGTCGGGGCTGCGGCAGGTGGCGCTCGGCTGGCTGACCCACCGCGACGCCCAGGATCCGTTCCCAACCGGCGGCCGGGGGTTCGTGATGCCGCCGCGAAGACCGCGGTGCGGTTTGGCTCGCCGCACCCAGGCGTGTTCTCGTTCGCGATGGGCGACGGCAGCGTGCGGGGCATCCACTACGACGCAGACAAGTCCTTGCTGTAGCGGCTGGCGAGCCGGGCCGACGGCCAGACCCTCGACGCCACTTCGTTCTGAGAGCTCGATTCGGAGAGCTCGATTCTGAGCGATGCGTTCGGAGATTCCCGCGGGCCCGGTTGGGCGCCGGCCGCGCTACTCGGCCTTCTCGGGCTCTTTCTCTTTGTCTTTTTCCTTGTCCTTATCCTTGTCGCGTTCCTTCTCCGCGGGCGTGGCGGGGGGCGGCTCGTTCTCGAAGTCCTTCCACTTCATCGCCCGGCGGAAGGGCTCGATG containing:
- a CDS encoding response regulator, which translates into the protein MASTIHLAPLVGSAAPQRPPAQPTILCIDDDPEIHTGLALRMAEYHVHVEHAYYGEQGISDALETRPDLIITDVRMPGGDGKDLIQAIRTQASTIAVPIIVLTGVRDPALRARLRSAGADAFLQKPVPVAQLIQLMETFIELRRA
- a CDS encoding zinc-dependent alcohol dehydrogenase family protein; translated protein: MKAALYHQFAGPLTIEQVDDPSPAADGAVIRVEATGLCRSDWHGWQGHDPDITALPHVPGHELAGEVLAVGNDVDAGWVGRRVTLPFVAGCGRCGDCRQGHPQVCHQQHQPGFTGWGSYAELVAVRYANANLVELPEAIDSVTAASLGCRLATAYRAVAAQGRLRSGQWLAVHGCGGVGLSAVMLGRALGAAVLAVDIRDEPLALARRLGAVATLNTTGCDDVGAAVHELTGGGADVSLDAVGGRATFRNSVLSLRRRGRHVQVGLLAGADADPPAPMGRVIGWELELLGSHGLAAHAYPELLRMIECGRLDPKQLVERTITLQEAPAALAALDQAVGCGVTVITPQR
- a CDS encoding H-X9-DG-CTERM domain-containing protein, translated to MAAGAGGAAGLIHCCLGYTPWDPSRPRSPTAHGLPVGAAAGGARLADPPRRPGSVPNRRPGVRDAAAKTAVRFGSPHPGVFSFAMGDGSVRGIHYDADKSLL